One window of Dermacentor albipictus isolate Rhodes 1998 colony chromosome 9, USDA_Dalb.pri_finalv2, whole genome shotgun sequence genomic DNA carries:
- the LOC139050164 gene encoding tigger transposable element-derived protein 6-like — protein sequence MSLLQPLDEGIIKSVKAEFHKHFVQRFIINFCLKQPTAVNIRLAAEMLTGAWWNLKASTISNCWRKAGLVKAPVQLGDDLEVTNNNPGDLWTDVVEQLPTVSSFDNYVEGDSAALNGSRTDNQRDC from the coding sequence ATGTCCTTGCTGCAGCCCCTGGACGAGGGCATTATAAAGAGTGTGAAAGCAGAATTTCATAAGCACTTTGTGCAGCGGTTCATTATCAACTTCTGCCTAAAGCAGCCGACTGCAGTCAATATTCGTCTGGCAGCGGAAATgctcacaggagcttggtggaacttgaaAGCGTCCACCATTAGCAACTGCTGGAGAAAGGCAGGGCTTGTCAAAGCACCTGTGCAGCTTGGAGATGACCTGGAGGTGACCAACAACAACCCAGGAGACCTGTGGACCGATGTTGTGGAACAGCTGCCCACTGTCTCTTCCTTCGACAATTACGTGGAGGGCGACAGTGCAGCACTTAACGGCAGCAGAACTGATAACCAAAGAGATTGTTAA